Proteins encoded together in one Telopea speciosissima isolate NSW1024214 ecotype Mountain lineage chromosome 6, Tspe_v1, whole genome shotgun sequence window:
- the LOC122665609 gene encoding ABC transporter G family member 21 gives MPSEQENISVHAEPSTRSSCLEDGLSEQLQATIFRCSKLRGSLRPVTLKFEDVAYSIKLPKTGGICFGSTDSKPDRVVLNGVSGIVRPGELLAMLGPSGSGKTTLLTALAGRLPGKVSGTITYNGQPFSGSIKRKTGFLTQDDVLYPHLTVLETLTYTALLRLPKNLTRAEKVEQAELVILELGLTRCRNSVVGGVLLRGISGGERKRVSIGQEMLVNPSLLLLDEPTSGLDSTTAQRIVATLQGLARGGRTVVTTIHQPSSRLYWMFDKLVVLTDGYPIYSGAASRAMEYFGSVGYVPRVDLVNPADFLLDLANGVGPDTKEGDRYDNHGRSESDDKNSMKQFLISSYKKNLNDVLKAEIRGNCGDQNASLPPTSSIKSSHEQQWTTTWCEQFKVLLVRGLKERRHESYSGLRVFQSLSVSILSGLLWWHSNPLHIQDQMGLLFFFSTFWGFFPMFNAIFAFPQERAMLMKERSSGMYRLSSYYFARMAGDLPMELVLPTIFVAITYWMGGLKPLPINFVLTLLIILYNVLVSQGLGLALGAILMEVKQATTLASVLMLVFLLAGGYYIQHIPPFIAWIKYISFSYYCYKLLIGVQYTEDNYYDCEFGQHHCKTLEFPGIKHLGLNNMGFNVAALGVMLVGYRFMAYVALRVRQH, from the exons ATGCCCTCTGAACAAGAGAACATTTCAGTACATGCTGAACCATCCACTAGAAGCTCATGTTTGGAAGATGGGTTATCAGAACAACTCCAAGCAACCATTTTTCGATGCTCCAAATTACGTGGATCATTAAGGCCTGTGACTCTCAAG TTTGAAGATGTGGCCTACAGTATTAAGCTACCAAAAACCGGAGGAATTTGCTTTGGATCAACCGATTCCAAACCGGACAGAGTCGTACTCAACGGCGTGAGCGGAATTGTCCGGCCCGGCGAGCTCTTAGCGATGCTTGGACCGTCTGGTAGTGGCAAGACAACTCTCCTAACCGCCCTCGCCGGAAGGCTTCCGGGGAAGGTTTCCGGCACCATAACCTACAACGGGCAACCCTTTTCCGGGTCAATTAAGCGGAAAACTGGATTCTTGACCCAAGATGACGTGTTATACCCTCACCTCACAGTGCTGGAAACTTTAACTTACACAGCTTTGTTGAGGTTACCCAAAAATCTAACTAGGGCAGAGAAAGTGGAGCAAGCCGAGTTGGTTATTTTGGAACTTGGTTTAACCAGATGTCGTAACAGTGTCGTGGGAGGGGTTCTTTTGCGTGGGATATCGGGTGGGGAGCGAAAACGGGTCAGTATTGGACAAGAAATGCTAGTGAACCCGAGTCTTTTGCTGCTGGacgagccaacttccgggctcgATTCGACCACGGCTCAACGCATTGTCGCGACATTGCAAGGGCTGGCTAGAGGTGGGAGGACGGTGGTGACAACGATACATCAACCGTCGAGTCGGTTGTATTGGATGTTCGATAAGTTGGTTGTGTTGACGGATGGGTACCCGATATATAGTGGTGCCGCGAGTCGGGCAATGGAGTATTTCGGGTCTGTCGGTTATGTGCCACGAGTTGACCTCGTTAACCCGGCTGATTTTCTGCTAGATCTTGCCAACG GTGTGGGTCCTGATACGAAAGAAGGTGATAGATATGATAATCATGGGCGATCAGAAAGTGATGATAAAAATTCTATGAAACAGTTCTTGATATCATCGTACAAAAAGAATCTAAATGACGTCTTGAAAGCCGAGATCCGTGGAAATTGTGGGGACCAAAATGCTTCTCTGCCACCCACATCATCCATCAAGA GTTCTCATGAGCAACAATGGACCACAACCTGGTGTGAGCAATTCAAGGTGTTATTGGTGAGAGGCTTAAAGGAGAGAAGGCATGAATCTTATTCAGGTCTCCGGGTTTTCCAATCCTTGTCTGTTTCAATTCTTTCTGGTCTCCTATGGTGGCATTCTAATCCTTTACACATACAAGATCAG ATGggtctcctcttcttcttctccacatttTGGGGATTCTTTCCAATGTTCAATGCCATATTTGCTTTCCCTCAAGAGAGAGCCATGTTAATGAAAGAGCGTTCATCGGGGATGTACCGACTTTCGTCCTACTACTTTGCCCGAATGGCCGGAGATTTACCAATGGAGCTTGTTCTACCAACCATCTTTGTAGCCATCACATATTGGATGGGTGGTCTTAAGCCTCTTCCCATCAATTTTGTGCTAACACTCTTAATCATCCTCTACAATGTCTTAGTCTCTCAAGGATTAGGCCTCGCGCTCGGTGCCATTCTAATGGAAGTGAAACAAGCAACCACATTAGCTTCAGTGTTAATGCTAGTGTTTCTATTAGCAGGTGGATACTACATTCAACACATTCCTCCATTCATAGCTTGGATTAAGTACATTTCCTTCAGTTACTATTGCTATAAGCTTCTCATCGGCGTCCAATATACCGAAGACAACTACTATGATTGCGAATTCGGGCAGCACCATTGCAAGACCTTGGAATTTCCTGGTATAAAGCATCTGGGTCTCAATAATATGGGATTTAATGTAGCTGCATTAGGAGTTATGTTGGTTGGATATAGGTTCATGGCTTATGTAGCCTTAAGGGTTAGGCAACATTGA